A genomic stretch from Halarchaeum grantii includes:
- a CDS encoding DUF6166 domain-containing protein: MSGIFDDGAIAQTTHAEGEIRYVGSREYGQVLVTKHPEGERLTPERSLTIARHSPGGFAVGYRGSGPAQLALAILLDYTDNASLARDHYQTFTDEVISQLEYGADGTWTITDADIEQALPDDVALPA, encoded by the coding sequence ATGAGTGGAATATTCGACGACGGCGCAATCGCACAGACAACACACGCCGAGGGCGAGATTCGGTACGTCGGGTCTCGCGAATACGGACAGGTGCTAGTGACGAAGCACCCAGAGGGCGAGCGACTCACCCCCGAGCGTAGCCTCACCATTGCCCGTCACAGTCCTGGTGGGTTCGCCGTCGGATATCGTGGGAGTGGGCCGGCGCAGCTCGCACTCGCCATCCTCCTGGACTACACCGACAACGCCTCCCTCGCCCGTGACCATTACCAGACGTTCACAGACGAGGTCATCAGCCAACTCGAGTACGGCGCCGATGGAACCTGGACGATCACCGACGCCGACATCGAGCAGGCTCTCCCCGACGACGTCGCACTACCCGCGTAA
- a CDS encoding DUF7389 domain-containing protein yields the protein MSDTTDASSDAAAEQPTETKHVERTDVGVSITVQLKRGSGTRDEDKIKGKVKAQTLEDAKEDMEVLRSYLHTLAEDARQIQPEVETE from the coding sequence ATGTCCGACACTACTGACGCTTCGAGCGACGCGGCCGCCGAACAGCCCACCGAAACCAAGCACGTCGAGCGCACCGACGTCGGCGTCTCGATCACCGTCCAACTCAAGCGTGGCTCCGGAACTCGCGACGAGGACAAAATCAAGGGCAAAGTGAAAGCTCAGACACTTGAGGACGCCAAGGAGGACATGGAGGTGCTTCGATCGTACCTCCACACGCTCGCCGAGGACGCACGCCAAATCCAACCGGAAGTCGAGACCGAGTAG
- the tnpA gene encoding IS200/IS605 family transposase produces the protein MKTTRHATYTLNYHLVWLPKYRNPVLNGEVADRVRDILHEIADEKGLEIIDLTVQPDHIHLFVSSPPKHAPSLLTNWFKGISSRKYNHRYADHDGEKIKWARGYYAGTAGHVSSETVQDYIQRHEEADT, from the coding sequence ATGAAGACCACACGGCACGCGACCTACACCCTCAACTACCACCTCGTGTGGCTGCCGAAGTACCGCAACCCGGTACTCAACGGTGAGGTCGCCGACCGTGTACGAGACATCCTCCACGAAATCGCCGACGAAAAAGGATTGGAGATTATCGACCTGACCGTCCAACCCGACCACATCCATCTATTCGTTAGTAGCCCGCCGAAACACGCCCCCTCGCTTCTCACTAATTGGTTCAAGGGCATCAGCTCGCGGAAATACAACCACCGCTATGCCGACCACGACGGCGAGAAAATCAAGTGGGCCCGCGGCTACTACGCAGGGACGGCAGGCCACGTTTCCAGCGAAACAGTCCAGGACTACATCCAGCGTCACGAGGAAGCCGACACATGA